ACTGCCCGGCAAGCTCGCCGACTGCAGTAGCGGCGACCCGTCGGTCAGCGAGATCTACATCGTCGAGGGGGACTCCGCCGGCGGCAGCGCCAAGCAGGGGCGCGAACGGCGCTTCCAAGCGATCCTGCCGCTGCGCGGCAAGATCCTCAACGTCGAGCGGGCGCAGATCAACAAGATCCTCGAGAACGCGGAGATCCGCGCCATGATCGGCGCGATCGGGGCGGGCATCGAGGGCGCCAGCCAAGACCGCCAGTTCGACCTCGCGGCGGTCCGCTACCACCGCATCATCATCATGACCGACGCCGACGTCGACGGAAGCCACATCCGGACGTTGCTGCTCACGTTCTTCTACCGCTTCATGCGGCCCCTCATCGACGAGGGCTACCTGTTCATCGCCCAGCCGCCCCTCTACGGCATCCGCGAGGGCCGCAAGAAGGACCTCTTGTACCTCTTCGACGACGAGGCGCTCGAGACGTACCACCGCGAGCACGCCGGCAAGACGTACGAGGTGCAGCGCTTCAAGGGGTTGGGGGAGATGAACCCCGAACAGTTGTGGGAGACCACCATGAACCCCGAAACGCGCGTCCTGAAGCGCGTCACGGTCGCCGACGCCCTGGAGGCGTCGGAGGTGTTCGAGATGCTGATGGGGACCGAAGTGCCGCCCCGCCGCGCGTTCATCGAGGACAACGCGCACGTCGCGGAACTCGACGTCTGACGCCGCCCCCGGCGTCCAGCGGCGAGGGGCCGCCCGCACCCGCGGGCGGCCCCTTCCTCAGGGGCGGTCGGGTGGGTCGACCGCCAGGTGCGGCACCGTCCCGCCGCCCGCCACCGCGGTGACGGCGTCCGCCACCATCCGCGCCATCTCCGCCCGCGTGTCCGTCGTCGCCGACCCCAGGTGCGGGGCCAGCACGACGTTCGGGAGGTCCGCCAGGCCGTCGGCGAGCGCCGGTTCGCGCTCGAACACGTCGAGGCCCGCCCCGGCGATCGTGCCGGCGCGCAGCGCCTCGACGAGCGCCGCCTCGTCGATCACCGTGCCGCGCGCCGTGTTGATCAGCAGCGCCCCCGCCTTCATCGACGCGAGCGCCGCCCCGTCGATCAGGTGGTGCGTCTCCGGCGTGCCCGGCGTGTGTAGGCTCACGACGTCCGCGGTGCGCAGGAGGTCGGCGAGGGGCAGGTGCCGCGCCCCGAGCGCCGCCTCCGCCTCCGGCTTCCGCGTGCGGGCGGCGTAGACGACCCGCATCCCGAAGCCGGTCGCGCGGCGGGCGGCGGCCTGCCCGATGCGACCGAAGCCGACCACCCCGAACGTCCGGCCGGACAGAGGCGTCCCCAACAGTTGGTCGGGCGCCCAGCCGCCCCACCCGCCCGAGCGCACGAGCGCGTCGCCCTCCACCACCCGGCGGGCGACGGCGAGCAGCAACGCCCACGCCATGTCGGCCGTCGCGTCGCTGAGCACGTCGGGGGTGTGCGCCACCGCGATCCCCCGCGCGCGGCAGGCGTCGAGGTCGACGTTGTCGAGGCCGACCGCGTAGTTCGCGACGACCTTCAGCGACGGGCCGGCCGCATCGAGGAGGTCGGCGTCGACCCGGTCGGAGAGGAGCGTCACGAGGCCGGTCGCACCCGCGACCGCGGCCCGCACGGCCTCGCGGGTGGGGGGGCCGTCCCCGTCCAGCGTGACGACGTCGAAGCCGGCGTCGCGCAGCGTGGAGGCCGCGGGGCCGGGGAGGGCGTGGGTCAGGACGACGGTGGGCATGCCGCACGATACCCGGGCCCACGCGAAACGCGCCGACCCGAGGGGCCGGCGCGCGTCGCGGGGGGCGCGGGGCGCCCGGTCAGTCGAGGGTGGGTCGAAGCTCGACGACGTCGGTCGCGGCGAGGCCTTCGCCCTGGGCGGCCGCCACCTCGTCCGGCGTGAACGGTTCGAACGTCGCGTCCAACGCGTCGGCGTTGTCCCACGCGCTCGTGACGTAGTTCAGGACCGCGGCGACCTCCGCGTCGGACAGCGTCGACCAGGCCGGCATCGCGCCGGCGTACGTCATGCCGTCCACCACGATTTCGCCCTGCAGCCCGTACAGGAGGCTCCGCACCAGGTAGCCGCGCCCGCCGTCGGCGGTCGCGAGGGCGGCGGCGTGCCCACCGTTCAGGGGCGGGAAGGCGCCGGGGACGCCCGCCCCGGACGCCTGGTGGCAGGAGGCGCAGACGGTGGCGTACACCGCTTCGCCGTCCACGGCGGCCGCTTGCGCCGCCGCGTCCGCCGCGCCGTCGGCCGGCGCGGCGTCGGTGGGCAGCGGCGTATCGAGGGCGTACAGCTCGAGGTCGACGCCGCGTTCGGCGACGAGCGCCATCGCGTGCTCGATGTCGAGGCGCGCGCGGTCCTCCCCGACGCGTTCGAACCCGTCGAGGTCCTCCGTGGCGGTCGCCAACGTCGTTTCGTACTGCGCGTCGTCCAGCGCCTCGAACTGGCCTTGCGGGCGGGCGGTCGCCAGGATCAGGATCGCGACGAGGATCGCGACCATCCCGACGCCGGACACGATGAAGGCGGTCCGGACGCCCTGGCGCGTCACCAACAGGCGGTCGTCGGGGCCGGCGTCAGGCATGCGGGTCCGCTCCCTTCAGGCGCGGGTCGTGCACGGGCAGGACCGGGTGCGCGGCGAGGCGCCGCAGGTAGAAGAACGCCCACACGCCCCCGATGCCGACGAAGATCGCGGCGTCGGCGAGGGTGAGGGGGAAGCCGCCCCGCTCGAAGGCGGGCACGACGAAGTACACGAGGTTCACGACCATCACCGCCAACGCCCACACCGCCACGATCGACAGCGCGCTGCGCTTGCGTTTCACCCAGCGGGAGAACAGGATCACGAACGGCGCGAGGAACCCGAACGCCAGCAGGAAGCCGCCGACGGCGAGCCAGCCGGGCCCGAGGCGGACGGTGTACCAGCCGGCCAACTCGGAGACGTTGCCGCTCCAGATGATGATGAGTTGCGAGAAGGAGACGTACGCCCAGAACATCAGGAACGCCATCAGGAAGTTGCCGAGGTCCTGGAGCCGCGTTTCGGTGAGGAGCTCGTCGACCTTCGCGTTGCGGCCCGCGAGGGCGACGACGGTCAGGATGACGAGCGCGACGGCGCTGATCGCTTGGCCCGCCATCAGGATGACGGAATAGATGCCCGACCACCACTCCGGCGTCAGCGACATCGCCCAATCCCGCCCCGCGAACGTCATGGTGAGGACGTACACGACCAGCCACAGGCCCGATTGGCGCTTGAGGCCGTAGCCGATGCGGCCGCTGGCGGTGGCGTCGCGGTCCTGGCGGGCGGAGCCGCGCAGGTACAGCCAGGCGGCGAGGATCCAGAGGCCGAAGTACAGCGCGGCGCGCACGACGAAGAACGGCGCGTTCAGGTAGGCGGTCTTCGCCGCGACGAGGGGGTGGTCGGCGACGTACGCCGCGTCGGTCCAGACGAACAGGGCGTTCATGCCGAACAGGACCGGGAGGAACAGCAGCGCCATGATCGGTAGGAGCGACACGCTGGCTTCGAGGGGGCGTTGCACGAGGGCGCTCCAGCCGCCGCCCGCCATGTGCCCCACGACCAGCATCACCAGGCTCCCGAGCGACAGGCCGACCCAGAACAGGAAGGCCAACAACCACGATTGGTACACCAGGTCGCCGCTGGCGAGCAGCACCCCACCGATCAACCCGACCGCTCCGAGCAGGAGCGCCACGACGGGGGCCCGACTCACGTCGATGCGTTCCATGTCAGCGCACCTCCCCGGTCGCGGCGTCGAGCTCCTCGAGGATCTCGGCCGGGACGTCGTCCAGCGTCGCGTTCTGCGAGAGTTGCAGGGCGCGGACGTACGCCACGATCGCCCAGCGGTCCTCGACCGGAATGCGCGAGGCGTAGCTGTACATGCGTCCGAACCCGTTCGTGATGGCGTTGTAGTAGTACCCGGCGGGCGAATCCAGGAGCCGCTGCTCGTGGAACGAGGCGGGCTGCACGAAGCCCTTCTGCACGATCATGCCGTTGCCGTCCCCGTTGTAGTTGTGGCACACCGAGCAGAAGATGTCGTAGCGTTCCTGCCCCCGGCGCAGCAGGTCCTCGCTGACCTCGATCGGCAGCTCGCTCACGAACCCGCCGTCGCCCATGCCGGTCAGGTAGACGGGATCGATCGCGCCCCGCTCGCGCGAGATCGTGCCCTCGGGCAGCGGCCGCGACGAGGCGCCGTCGGCGAAGAAGGGGCTGGCTTCGTACGTCTCCGCCTTGGGTTGGTCGTACATGTTGCGACCGCAGGCGGACACCACGAGGGTGGCGGCCAGCGCGAGCGCCAGAAGGCGCAGAGGACGGCTCATTTCGCGACCTCGCTCACCTGCAGCGGCGCGTGCCGCTCCAGGAACGACCGGGTCGCGTCGGGGTCGAACTGCGGGTCGTCGGCTTCGATGCACAGGAAGAACCGGTCGCGCGTGGCGCGCTCGAAGTTCGGCGTCGAGAAGATCGGGTGGTAGGGGCGCGGCAGGCCGTTGCGGCCCAGCATGAACAGGCCGGCGGTGAAGGCGCTGAACAACACCGTCATCTCGAACGTGATGACGATCCAGTTCGGCCAGCTGTTGAGCGGCTTGCCGCCGATGTTGAGCGGGTAGTAGATCACGTTGGCGTAGTACTGCATGAAGAAGCCGAGCAACGCCCCCACGATCCCGGCGGCGAGGACGATCCAGCCGAGCCGGGTGGGGGTCATGCCGAGCTTCTCGTCGAGCCCCTCGACGGGGTAGGGCGTGTAGGCGTCCATGTTCGCGTAGCCGGCGTCGCGGGCGGCGTCGGCGGCGGCCTCGAGCTGCTCGACCGCTTCGAACTCCGCGACGAGGCCGTGCAGCGCCTCGGGGGCGATGGTGGCGTCGGGTCCGGAGGTGCTCACGACGCCCCTCCCTTCTCCGCGACGACGTCGGCCCGGATCTCCTCGAACGGGTCGGACCCGTGGTGCGCGTCGTGGTGGGCGAGCTCCTTCATCTCCGTCGTCGCGATGGAGGGCAGGAGCCGGATGAACAACAAGAACAGCGTGCCGAACACCCCGAAGGTGCCCAGGTAGAGCGACCAATCCCAGAAGGTGCTGACGTAGTCGCCCCAACTGCTGGGTAGGAAGTCCTTCGTGAGGGTCACCGCCACGATCACGAAGCGCTCGAGCCACATGCCGATGCTGACGATGATGGAAATCACGAACAACGCCAGCGGGTTCTGCCGGATGCTGCGGAACCACAGCGGTTGGATCGCGACGCCGTTCGCGAGGATCAACAGCCAGAACGCCCACCCGTGATCCGCGCCGAACACGCGGTTGAGGGCCATGAAGCGCTCGAACTCGACGCCGGAGTACCAGGCGTCGAACAGCTCGACGCCGTAGCCGTAGACGACGATCAACCCGGTCGCGAGCATCAACTTCGCGGCGTTGTCGAGGTGCCGCATGGTGATGAGGTTCTGCAGCGCGAACGCCTTGCGCAGCGGGATCGCCAGGATCAGCACCATCGCGAAGCCGGCGAACACCGCGCCGGCGACGAAGTAGGGCGGCATGATCGTGTTGTTCCAGCCGGGCACCTGACTGACGGCGAAGTCCATGGCGATCGTCGAGTGGACCGACAACACCAGCGGGAACGACAACGCCGCGAGGAGCAGGTAGGCGCGCTGGTAGCGCTGCCACGCCTTCGCCGATCCGTTCCAGCCGAGCGCGAGGGTGGCGTACAGCAGCCGCTGCGCCTTCGTGCCCGCGCGGTCGCGGAGCGTCGCGAGGTCGGGGATGAGGCCGATGAACCAGAACAACACCGAGACGCTGGCGTACGTCCCGATGGCGAACAGGTCCCAATCCAACGGGCTGCGGAACTGCGGGAACAGCCCGTACGTGTTGGGGTAGGGCAGCAGCCAGTAGAAGACCCACGGGCGGCCCAGGTGGAGGATGGGGTAGAGGCCGGCGTTGACGACCGCGAAGATCGTCATCGCTTCGGCGAAGCGGTTGATCGAGGTTCGCCACGGCTGCCGGAACAACAGCAGCGCGGCGCTGATCAACGTGCCGGCGTGACCGATGCCGATCCACCACACGAAGTTGATGATCGGCATGCCCCACGCGACGGGGACGTTGTTGCCCCAGATGCCGGTCCCGACCGTGATCAGCACCACGATGGAGATCAGGTACAGCCCGAGCAGGGCGAGGGAGATCCCCATGCCGATCCACCACCAGCGCGGGGTCTCGCCGACCCCGCCCAGCACCGGCGTGTTGACGACGTCGTCGATCCCCGCCGGCGTTTGGCCGCGCCCGATGACGCGGTTCGTCTCCTGGATGCCGGGCGTGCGGACGCTCATCCGTGCCCTCCCGACTCCCCGGCGAGGGTGGGGTGCGGGTTGCGGACGTGCGCGAGGTAGCTGGTGCGCGGCACCGTGTTGAGCTCCTCGAGGACCGCGTAGTTCAGGACCGAGCGTTTGGTCGCCACGA
Above is a window of Trueperaceae bacterium DNA encoding:
- the nrfD gene encoding NrfD/PsrC family molybdoenzyme membrane anchor subunit, which codes for MSVRTPGIQETNRVIGRGQTPAGIDDVVNTPVLGGVGETPRWWWIGMGISLALLGLYLISIVVLITVGTGIWGNNVPVAWGMPIINFVWWIGIGHAGTLISAALLLFRQPWRTSINRFAEAMTIFAVVNAGLYPILHLGRPWVFYWLLPYPNTYGLFPQFRSPLDWDLFAIGTYASVSVLFWFIGLIPDLATLRDRAGTKAQRLLYATLALGWNGSAKAWQRYQRAYLLLAALSFPLVLSVHSTIAMDFAVSQVPGWNNTIMPPYFVAGAVFAGFAMVLILAIPLRKAFALQNLITMRHLDNAAKLMLATGLIVVYGYGVELFDAWYSGVEFERFMALNRVFGADHGWAFWLLILANGVAIQPLWFRSIRQNPLALFVISIIVSIGMWLERFVIVAVTLTKDFLPSSWGDYVSTFWDWSLYLGTFGVFGTLFLLFIRLLPSIATTEMKELAHHDAHHGSDPFEEIRADVVAEKGGAS
- a CDS encoding DUF3341 domain-containing protein — protein: MSTSGPDATIAPEALHGLVAEFEAVEQLEAAADAARDAGYANMDAYTPYPVEGLDEKLGMTPTRLGWIVLAAGIVGALLGFFMQYYANVIYYPLNIGGKPLNSWPNWIVITFEMTVLFSAFTAGLFMLGRNGLPRPYHPIFSTPNFERATRDRFFLCIEADDPQFDPDATRSFLERHAPLQVSEVAK
- a CDS encoding D-glycerate dehydrogenase; the encoded protein is MPTVVLTHALPGPAASTLRDAGFDVVTLDGDGPPTREAVRAAVAGATGLVTLLSDRVDADLLDAAGPSLKVVANYAVGLDNVDLDACRARGIAVAHTPDVLSDATADMAWALLLAVARRVVEGDALVRSGGWGGWAPDQLLGTPLSGRTFGVVGFGRIGQAAARRATGFGMRVVYAARTRKPEAEAALGARHLPLADLLRTADVVSLHTPGTPETHHLIDGAALASMKAGALLINTARGTVIDEAALVEALRAGTIAGAGLDVFEREPALADGLADLPNVVLAPHLGSATTDTRAEMARMVADAVTAVAGGGTVPHLAVDPPDRP
- a CDS encoding cytochrome c, which translates into the protein MPDAGPDDRLLVTRQGVRTAFIVSGVGMVAILVAILILATARPQGQFEALDDAQYETTLATATEDLDGFERVGEDRARLDIEHAMALVAERGVDLELYALDTPLPTDAAPADGAADAAAQAAAVDGEAVYATVCASCHQASGAGVPGAFPPLNGGHAAALATADGGRGYLVRSLLYGLQGEIVVDGMTYAGAMPAWSTLSDAEVAAVLNYVTSAWDNADALDATFEPFTPDEVAAAQGEGLAATDVVELRPTLD
- a CDS encoding cytochrome c; translated protein: MSRPLRLLALALAATLVVSACGRNMYDQPKAETYEASPFFADGASSRPLPEGTISRERGAIDPVYLTGMGDGGFVSELPIEVSEDLLRRGQERYDIFCSVCHNYNGDGNGMIVQKGFVQPASFHEQRLLDSPAGYYYNAITNGFGRMYSYASRIPVEDRWAIVAYVRALQLSQNATLDDVPAEILEELDAATGEVR